The window CTTACCCGCACAGGCACAACCTTCGCCAAAATGGGCAACTATCCGAAGGCGCTGGAGTTTTTGCAACAGGCTCTGGATCTGCGGCAAGAGATTGGCGATCAGGCTGGAGTGGCTTATACCCTAAACAGTCTGGGATTGGTGTATGACAATCTGGGACAGTACGCCAAAGCGTTGCAGTACTACCAGCAGGCGAGGGTGATTCAACAGGAGATTGGCGATCGCTTTGGCGAAGGCATTACCCTCAGCAATATTGGAGCGATTTATCGTACTCAAGGAAATCGTTCTGCAGCCCTGAAGACATATCGGCAGGCCCTGGACATTGCCAGGGCGATTGGCAATCGCAGTGGCGAAGGGACAGCCCTCAGCAATATTGGAGATATTTACACGGGTCTGGAGGACTATTCCCTGGCTCTGCAACACAATCAGCAAGCGCTGGAGATAGCCAGACAGATTGGCAATCAGTCGCTGGAAAGCACAGCCCTGAATAATATTTCCTACATTTACATTAAAACAAAGCAATATGCCCAGGCACTGGAAGTGGCTCAGCAGTCTTTAAAGATTAAAGTCAAAATTGGCGATCAAACTGGAAAGGGCATCAGTTTGAACAATATTGGTTTTATCTACAACCAGTTAAATCAGTTCAAGCAGGCTGAGGAAACTCTTTTGCAGGCAATTCAAATCTGGGAATCTCTGCGACCGGGTCTGACGGACGAGAATAAAGTCTCCCTATTTGAATCTCAACCCAGAACCTACTGGATGCTTGGACGGAGTCTGATCGCCCAGAGTAAACCTGAACTTGCTCTAGAAGTGGTTGAGCGGAGTCGGGCTCGGGCTTTTGTGGAATTGCTGGCGACCCGATTGGCTCCCGGTCAGACGAATCCGGGAACGGTGGTTCCCCCGAAGATACAGCAAATTCAGCAGATTGCCACAGATCAAAAAGCAACCCTGGTGGAGTATTCCATTCCTAATGGAGATGAAACCCAGGATCGGGCCTTGTACATCTGGGTGGTACAGCCCAATGGCAAAATCACTTTTCGCCGTTCCAGCTTACAAGCTCTGGATGATCAGAAAATTTCCCTCGATCAACTGGTGATCCAGAAGCGGGAGGCTTTAGGGGTGAGAGGGTTAAGCTTTGTTGCCAGTCCAACCTTAGAGGGGCAGCCCAGTAGTGCCAGGCTGAAGGATCCTAATCTGCAGGAATTGTATCGACTGCTGATCGACCCCATTGCTGATGTGTTGCCCCAAGACCCGCAGGCAAGGGTGATTTTTGTTCCCCAGCGATCGCTCTTCTTCGTCCCCTTTGCGGCTCTGCAGGATGCCTCTGGCAAGTATTTAATTGAGCGGCATACGATTTCGATCGCCCCCTCGATCCAGGTGTTGCAGTTGACCCGACAGCAACGCCAGCGCCTGGGTAGCCGATCGGCTGGGGGGAATATTTTGGTGATGGGCAATCCCACGATGCCGAAACTGCAACTTCAGGAGGGGGAAGCCCCCCAACAGTTGCCCAATCTCCCCGGCGCAGAAAAGGAAGCCCGGGCGATCGCGGCCCTCTTCAAGACCAACGCCATTACAGGCGATCGGGCTACCAAAGCAGCCCTGTTGCCTCGATTGCAACAGGCCCGCATCATTCATCTGGCCACCCATGGGTTGCTGAATGACATCGGGGGTTTGGGGATGCCAGGGGCGATCGCCCTGGCTCCGACCTCGACGGACAGTGGATTTCTCACCGCTGCCGACCTCTTCAAGCTGAACCTGCAGGCGGAACTGGTGGTGCTGAGTGCCTGTGATACGGGACGGGGACAGGTAACGGAAGACGGCATCATTGGGCTGTCCCGGTCTCTGATTTCAGCAGGATCACCTAGCGTCATTGTCTCCCTCTGGAAAGTCCAGGACGAGGCAACTTCTCTGCTGATGACACAGTTCTACCAGAACCTGCTTCAGGGGCAGAACAAGGCTCAGGCTTTGCGTCAAGCCATGTTAACTCTGGCCACCCATAAAGACGCACCCTATCCACCCACGGCCTGGGCTGCTTTTGTTTTAATTGGGGAGGCAGAGTAAAGAATTCAGGCTGGGAGCGTTACAGTCGCCATCGCCTGCTCCAGGGCCTGGAGAGCTTCCGTGACTTCGTCTGCGGTCACAATCAGGGGAGGGACGAACCGGACCACCTTGGGACCAGCGGGCACCAGCAGCACCCCTTCCTGGATGGCAGCCTTCACCAGTTCCGCTGCGGTGAGATTGGCTGATTCTTGCAACACCAAACCATTGATTAGGCCCCAGCCCCGCACTTCGGCAACCAGGTCCGGATATTTCTGGGCGATCGCAGTCAGTCCGGCCCGGAGTTGCTCCCCTCGCTCCTGGGCATTCGCCAGCAGGTTCTCCTGTTCCAGGGTATGACAGACGCTCAGGGCCACCCCACAGGCAAAGGGATTGCCGCCGAAGGTGCTGGCATGGTCCCCCGGTTGGAAGACGCAGCAGAACTGTTTCGCCAACAGGGCTCCGATCGGAATCCCGCCCCCCAGCCCTTTTGCGCTGGTAAAGATATCGGGTTCGATGCCCAGGTTCTCGTAGCCCCAGAGTTTGCCAGTGCGGCCCATCCCCACCTGGACTTCATCCAGAATCAGCAGAATCCCCTTAGCGTCACAAATTTCCCGGATGCGCTGGAAGTAGGCCCGATCGCCCGGGCGCACCCCACCTTCACCCTGCAGAGCCTCCAGAAGAATGGCTGCCACCCGTCGTTCGTCTTTGTCCAGCTCGGCGATCGTCGCCTCCAGGGCGGCAATATCGTTGTAGGGAATGTAGTGGAATCCCGGTACCAGGGGACTGAAGTTCTGCTGGTATTTGGGCTGGCCGGTAGCGGTAATGGTGGCCAGGGTGCGGCCATGGAAACTGGCCTGGGCCGTCAGAATCACCGGGTCAGCAATCTTCAAAACCGTATGGGCATACTTGCGGGCTAGCTTGATCGCCCCCTCGTTAGCCTCCGCACCGGAGTTACAGAAGAAAGCCTGGTCGGCACAAGAATGCTCAATCAGCCAGCGGGCCAGTTCCCCCTGCTGGGGGGTGTAATACAGATTGGAGACGTGGTGCAGGGTGCTGATTTGCTGGGTAACGGCGTCAATCATGGCAGGATGGGCGTGACCCAGGGTGCAGGTGGCAATGCCAGCGACAAAGTCCAGATATTCCTTCCCCTCTGTGTCCCAGACGCGACACCCGGCTCCTCGCTCCAGGGCGATGGGAAAGCGCCCGTAGGTGGTCATGACGTGGCGATCGAACTCTTCCTGACTGAATGGATTGGCGGGTACAGGGGAAAGGGTGGTAAAGGCGGAGGTCTGAACGGTAGTCTCTAGGCTCACGGGCACTGTCCCAAACGCATGGTTTCTATCTTAAGGACAATCGGGTTAGACGTAGGGAAATTCTGTGGATAAATCCTGACAAATTTATATCCCATGGCTTTTGCCGATCACCCAATGGCGGCGGAAAAACCGGGAGAGGGCTGATTCTTCTAGGGTGAGGCAAATAGGCCGCCCATGGGGACAGGTGCGGGGATGGCGGGTTTGCTGCCACTGATCTAGCAGATGTTGCATTTCCGCCAGGGTCAGGGGGGTGCCATTGCGGATGGCGCTGCGGCAGGCGGTGGCGACCAGGGCCGTCTCCAGATCTCCTCCCTGACTGAGTTCTAGCAAAGCCTCGGCACAGTCCGATCGCTGGGCCAGCATTTCCGGAGCCATGCGCACAGCCCAGCACTGTTCCCCGAAAGCCTCGACTGTCAGTTGCAGTCGCTGTAACTGCGCCACCTGGGCTGGGGTGAGCCGCTGCAGGATGATGGGAGGTTCCAGGGCCACGAGTTGCCAGCGATCGCACAATTGCTCATACAGCACCCGTTCGTGGGCGATATGTTGCTCAATCAGCCAGAGACCCGCCGGATGCTCGGCCAGGATATACATTTGGTGCACCTGGGCTACAGCCTTCAGGGGATTGCCTGGGCTGGGGAGTTTTGACGAGGACTGAACGGTACGAGTCACCTCGTAGCCTCCCTCGGTTTCTGCGGTTTTCAACACCTGGCCCACCCGTTTGGAATAGAGAGACTCTGGTAGGGTGGTGGCGCTGAGGGCTTGGCCGATCGCACCCTGGACCTGCTCCTGCCACCATTCCAGGTGCTGAAGATAGACTTCTGCTTTCGCCGGATGCCGGTTCCAGTCAATCTCCTGAGCCGGGACCTGGAGATGGATGAAACAAATGGGATGACGATCGCGGGGCAATGTGCGCCGAAATGCGGTGAAGATGACTTGCTCCAGTTCTGGCACCCGGACACAGCGGCCATTCACTGCCACCCGCATTGCATCTGGACGATGGCGATGGCAACGATCGGGCAACCCAGCCAGAAGATATAGGGAGGAGCCATCGCTGGAATGGTGCAGGTTGACGGCCAATTCCTGCAGGTCTGTGGGGTGGATATCCTTCAGAATTTGAGGCAGAACCTGTTTGGCTGTCTGTCCCGGCCACAGGGTAAACCAGGTGCGATCGTTCTGCTCCACCTGCCAGGTGACATGGGGATGGCAGAGGGCGGCCCGCTGGACGACTTGCTGCACGGCCCGCATCTGTTGGGGGAAAGTGGGCAGACTCTGGCGACGGGTAGGCCAGATCTGGAATAGATGGGAGACGGTGACGATCGTACCGGGAGCAATCGGGACAGCCTCCACCTCAATCACTTCACCCTCGGCATTGTAAGTCACCTGTTGGCCGGTGCGATCGGCTGCGGTGGCCGATCGACTGCAGATTTCCAGATCCGCCAGTTGGGCCAGACTGTGCAGGGCCTCTCCCCGAAAACCCAGGCTGGTAATCTGCCAGAGATCTGCCCGATCGTGAATTTTGCTGGTGCTGTGGGGAGCAGCAGCCCGTTCCAGGTCTGCCAGGGTCATACCCTGGCCATTGTCTGCCACCCGGATCTGCCACTGCTCTGGCCAGAGGGCAATGTGAATCCGGGTCGCTTTAGCATCCAGGGCATTGTCGATCAACTCCCGCACCACCGCTGCTGGGGAGTCAATCACTTCTCCGGCAGCGATCAGGCTGACGACTTCAGCAGGGAGGGACTGGATGGGAGAGACCATGCGACCATCGTAATTCGGAACTGAGCCGGTGGAGATTCTACTCTCAATTCTGGTCGCCCTTCTGGGACAGCGGGCGGAGATCAACTAAAGCGATCGTAATGAAAATGAGGCAGCAGCGGATCGACCTGCTGATCCAGAACCAGGGCTGAGATCATCTGGGCAGTAACAGGGGCCAGCAGAATCCCATTGCGGTAGTGGCCAGTGGCCAGGGTCAGGTTCTCCCAAGCACTGGGACCGAGAATCGGATTCTCATCTGGGGTGGCGGGCCGGAAGCCCCACCAGAATTCCTGAATCGGGAAGTCTTGCAACAGTGGATACAGGCGAATTGCCCGCTGGAGCAGGGCCTGCATCCCAGCCGGGGTGTTATGGGGGGTGAAACCTACCTCCTCACTGGTGGCCCCGATAATAATTCGGCCATCCCGGCGCGGCACGATGTAGGTAGCCGGACCAAACAAAACTTTCTGCAGTGGCAATTCCCCATAGTCAACCGGAACCCGCAGAGACAGCATCTGTCCTTTCGTAGGAGACACCGGCACTGGTACCAGGTCCGCTGACCAGGCCCCTGTGGCCAGGATATAGTGTTCTGCCTGCATCTCTCCGGCAGAGGTGGTCAACCCTGTTACCCGGCCAGCTTGCTGTCGCAGGGTTTGAACGATTACGCCTTCCTGGAGATGGACTCCAATTTCCTGAGCGGCACTCTGGAGCGATCGCATGAGGGACTCGGTATCCACCTGTCCATCCTCTGGAAACCACCAGCCCCCAGCCACATCCGGCCCCAGACCATCCTGGTGGTGGTCGATCTGCGATCGATCCAATTCTCCTATTCCATCATCATAGACTGGGGCCAGGATGCCACAGGGCCAATAGCCGGTGTCCAGGCCGGTCAGGGTCTCCAGCTTACCGACCCACTCGGGATAGAGGGCACGACTCCGGAGGCAGAGATCCAGCATGGGGCCGGAGGGAATGGCCTCAGCCTGGGGAGCCAGCATTCCAGCCGCCGCATAGGCTGCAGCTTCTCGGACATTCCGGCTGATCAGGGTGACAATCATCCCCCGTAGCCGCAACTCAATGGCGATCGACAACCCCATGATGCCGCCGCCAATTACAATGATTTCTCCTGTCATTATTGTC of the Leptolyngbya sp. 'hensonii' genome contains:
- a CDS encoding tetratricopeptide repeat protein, which produces MQVHPPGYKVHTQKATLRSSSPPRKNRMGSILITVALLLLPWGTPLLVFPSLTLAQSPSQANPKAEAQRLNQLALQQYRQGQIQKALQTFQQELQLRRDVGDRSGEGTALNNIGEVLLTLGQFQTALESYRQALDIARELRDRPRERVFLGNLGKAYYSLGQYPQALDFYQQSLTISREVNDRVGEGILLNNIGLTYSRLSQQSKALDYYQQALKIAREKTDQQTESTILGNIGLAYDNLGDYQNALTYYQQSFDISRTIGDRIGQGYNLTRTGTTFAKMGNYPKALEFLQQALDLRQEIGDQAGVAYTLNSLGLVYDNLGQYAKALQYYQQARVIQQEIGDRFGEGITLSNIGAIYRTQGNRSAALKTYRQALDIARAIGNRSGEGTALSNIGDIYTGLEDYSLALQHNQQALEIARQIGNQSLESTALNNISYIYIKTKQYAQALEVAQQSLKIKVKIGDQTGKGISLNNIGFIYNQLNQFKQAEETLLQAIQIWESLRPGLTDENKVSLFESQPRTYWMLGRSLIAQSKPELALEVVERSRARAFVELLATRLAPGQTNPGTVVPPKIQQIQQIATDQKATLVEYSIPNGDETQDRALYIWVVQPNGKITFRRSSLQALDDQKISLDQLVIQKREALGVRGLSFVASPTLEGQPSSARLKDPNLQELYRLLIDPIADVLPQDPQARVIFVPQRSLFFVPFAALQDASGKYLIERHTISIAPSIQVLQLTRQQRQRLGSRSAGGNILVMGNPTMPKLQLQEGEAPQQLPNLPGAEKEARAIAALFKTNAITGDRATKAALLPRLQQARIIHLATHGLLNDIGGLGMPGAIALAPTSTDSGFLTAADLFKLNLQAELVVLSACDTGRGQVTEDGIIGLSRSLISAGSPSVIVSLWKVQDEATSLLMTQFYQNLLQGQNKAQALRQAMLTLATHKDAPYPPTAWAAFVLIGEAE
- a CDS encoding aspartate aminotransferase family protein, with translation MSLETTVQTSAFTTLSPVPANPFSQEEFDRHVMTTYGRFPIALERGAGCRVWDTEGKEYLDFVAGIATCTLGHAHPAMIDAVTQQISTLHHVSNLYYTPQQGELARWLIEHSCADQAFFCNSGAEANEGAIKLARKYAHTVLKIADPVILTAQASFHGRTLATITATGQPKYQQNFSPLVPGFHYIPYNDIAALEATIAELDKDERRVAAILLEALQGEGGVRPGDRAYFQRIREICDAKGILLILDEVQVGMGRTGKLWGYENLGIEPDIFTSAKGLGGGIPIGALLAKQFCCVFQPGDHASTFGGNPFACGVALSVCHTLEQENLLANAQERGEQLRAGLTAIAQKYPDLVAEVRGWGLINGLVLQESANLTAAELVKAAIQEGVLLVPAGPKVVRFVPPLIVTADEVTEALQALEQAMATVTLPA
- the mutL gene encoding DNA mismatch repair endonuclease MutL, translating into MVSPIQSLPAEVVSLIAAGEVIDSPAAVVRELIDNALDAKATRIHIALWPEQWQIRVADNGQGMTLADLERAAAPHSTSKIHDRADLWQITSLGFRGEALHSLAQLADLEICSRSATAADRTGQQVTYNAEGEVIEVEAVPIAPGTIVTVSHLFQIWPTRRQSLPTFPQQMRAVQQVVQRAALCHPHVTWQVEQNDRTWFTLWPGQTAKQVLPQILKDIHPTDLQELAVNLHHSSDGSSLYLLAGLPDRCHRHRPDAMRVAVNGRCVRVPELEQVIFTAFRRTLPRDRHPICFIHLQVPAQEIDWNRHPAKAEVYLQHLEWWQEQVQGAIGQALSATTLPESLYSKRVGQVLKTAETEGGYEVTRTVQSSSKLPSPGNPLKAVAQVHQMYILAEHPAGLWLIEQHIAHERVLYEQLCDRWQLVALEPPIILQRLTPAQVAQLQRLQLTVEAFGEQCWAVRMAPEMLAQRSDCAEALLELSQGGDLETALVATACRSAIRNGTPLTLAEMQHLLDQWQQTRHPRTCPHGRPICLTLEESALSRFFRRHWVIGKSHGI
- the thiO gene encoding glycine oxidase ThiO yields the protein MTGEIIVIGGGIMGLSIAIELRLRGMIVTLISRNVREAAAYAAAGMLAPQAEAIPSGPMLDLCLRSRALYPEWVGKLETLTGLDTGYWPCGILAPVYDDGIGELDRSQIDHHQDGLGPDVAGGWWFPEDGQVDTESLMRSLQSAAQEIGVHLQEGVIVQTLRQQAGRVTGLTTSAGEMQAEHYILATGAWSADLVPVPVSPTKGQMLSLRVPVDYGELPLQKVLFGPATYIVPRRDGRIIIGATSEEVGFTPHNTPAGMQALLQRAIRLYPLLQDFPIQEFWWGFRPATPDENPILGPSAWENLTLATGHYRNGILLAPVTAQMISALVLDQQVDPLLPHFHYDRFS